The following coding sequences lie in one Hippopotamus amphibius kiboko isolate mHipAmp2 chromosome 17, mHipAmp2.hap2, whole genome shotgun sequence genomic window:
- the LUC7L3 gene encoding luc7-like protein 3 isoform X7: MKVGYERDFLRYLQSLLAEVERRIRRGHARLALSQNQQSSGAAGPTGKNEEKIQVLTDKIDVLLQQIEELGSEGKVEEAQGMMKLVEQLKEERELLRSTTSTIESFAAQEKQMEVCEVCGAFLIVGDAQSRVDDHLMGKQHMGYAKIKATVEELKEKLRKRTEEPDRDERLKKEKQEREEREKEREREREERERKRRREEEEREKERARDRERRKRSRSRSRHSSRTSDRRCSRSRDHKRSRSRERRRSRSRDRRRSRSHDRSERKHRSRSRDRRRSKSRDRKSYKHRSKSRDREQDRKSKEKEKRGSDDKKSSVKSSSREKQSEDTNTESKESDTKNEVNGTSEDIKSEVQRKYAQMKMELSRVRRHTKASSEGKDSVVLQNILRYIVLSQLFCSRLVPPLVCLFGNYCPRL; this comes from the exons ATGAAAGTTGGCTATGAGAGAGATTTTCTGCGGTATTTACAGAGTTTACTTGCAGAAGTAGAACGTAGAATTAGACGAGGCCATGCCCGTTTGGCATTATCTCAAAACCAGCAGTCGTCTGGG GCAGCTGGTCCAACaggcaaaaatgaagaaaaaattcagGTTCTAACAGATAAAATTGATGTACTCCTGCAGCAG ATTGAAGAATTGGGATCTGAAGGAAAAGTAGAAGAAGCCCAGGGAATGATGAAATTGGTTGAACAgttaaaagaagagagagagttgCTTAGGTCCACAACTTCG ACAATTGAAAGTTTTGCTgcccaagaaaaacaaatggaagtTTGTGAAGTGTGTGGAGCTTTTTTGATAGTGGGAGATGCCCAGTCCCGGGTGGATGACCATTTGATGGGAAAACAGCACATGGGCTATGCCAAAATTAAAGCTACTGTAGAAGAATTAAAA gaaaaattaagaaaaagaactgaagaacCTGATCGTGATGAGCGtttaaaaaaggagaagcaagaacgagaagagagagaaaaagaaagggagagagaaagggaagaaagagagaggaaaagacgaagagaagaggaagaaagagaaaaagaaagggctcgagacagagaaagaagaaagaggagtcGATCACGGAGTCGGCACTCAAGCCGGACTTCTGATCGAAGATGCAGTAGGTCTCGGGATCACAAAAGATCACGGAGTAGGGAAAGAAGGCGAAGCAG AAGTAGAGATCGACGAAGAAGCAGAAGCCATGATAGATCAGAAAGAAAGCATAGATCTCGTAGTCGGGATCGAAGAAGATCAAAAAGCCGAGATCGAAAGTCATATAAGCACAGGAGCAAAAGTCGGGACAGAGAGCAAGATAGAAAATCCAAGGAGAAAG AAAAGAGGGGATCTGATGATAAAAAAAGTAGTGTGAAGTCCAGTAGTCGAGAAAAACAGAGTGAAGACACAAACACTGAATCAAAGGAAAGTGATACTAAGAATGAGGTCAATGGGACCAGTGAAGACATTAAATCTGAAG TGCAGCGTAAGTATGCACAGATGAAGATGGAACTAAGCCGAGTAAGAAGACATACAAAAGCATCTTCTGAAGGAAAAGACAGTGTAGTCCTGCAAAACATTTTGAGGTACATTGTTTTGTCTCAGCTATTTTGTAGCAGACTCGTGCCCCCATTAGTGTGCCTCTTTGGAAATTATTGCCCACGTTTGTAA
- the LUC7L3 gene encoding luc7-like protein 3 isoform X5: MISAAQLLDELMGRDRNLAPDEKRSNVRWDHESVCKYYLCGFCPAELFTNTRSDLGPCEKIHDENLRKQYEKSSRFMKVGYERDFLRYLQSLLAEVERRIRRGHARLALSQNQQSSGAAGPTGKNEEKIQVLTDKIDVLLQQIEELGSEGKVEEAQGMMKLVEQLKEERELLRSTTSTIESFAAQEKQMEVCEVCGAFLIVGDAQSRVDDHLMGKQHMGYAKIKATVEELKEKLRKRTEEPDRDERLKKEKQEREEREKEREREREERERKRRREEEEREKERARDRERRKRSRSRSRHSSRTSDRRCSRSRDHKRSRSRERRRSRSRDRRRSRSHDRSERKHRSRSRDRRRSKSRDRKSYKHRSKSRDREQDRKSKEKEKRGSDDKKSSVKSSSREKQSEDTNTESKESDTKNEVNGTSEDIKSEGDTQSN; this comes from the exons GTTTGTAAATATTATCTCTGTGGTTTTTGTCCTGCGGAATTGTTCACAAACACTCGTTCTGATCTTG ggCCATGTGAGAAAATTCATGATGAAAATCTACGAAAACA gTATGAGAAGAGTTCTCGTTTTATGAAAGTTGGCTATGAGAGAGATTTTCTGCGGTATTTACAGAGTTTACTTGCAGAAGTAGAACGTAGAATTAGACGAGGCCATGCCCGTTTGGCATTATCTCAAAACCAGCAGTCGTCTGGG GCAGCTGGTCCAACaggcaaaaatgaagaaaaaattcagGTTCTAACAGATAAAATTGATGTACTCCTGCAGCAG ATTGAAGAATTGGGATCTGAAGGAAAAGTAGAAGAAGCCCAGGGAATGATGAAATTGGTTGAACAgttaaaagaagagagagagttgCTTAGGTCCACAACTTCG ACAATTGAAAGTTTTGCTgcccaagaaaaacaaatggaagtTTGTGAAGTGTGTGGAGCTTTTTTGATAGTGGGAGATGCCCAGTCCCGGGTGGATGACCATTTGATGGGAAAACAGCACATGGGCTATGCCAAAATTAAAGCTACTGTAGAAGAATTAAAA gaaaaattaagaaaaagaactgaagaacCTGATCGTGATGAGCGtttaaaaaaggagaagcaagaacgagaagagagagaaaaagaaagggagagagaaagggaagaaagagagaggaaaagacgaagagaagaggaagaaagagaaaaagaaagggctcgagacagagaaagaagaaagaggagtcGATCACGGAGTCGGCACTCAAGCCGGACTTCTGATCGAAGATGCAGTAGGTCTCGGGATCACAAAAGATCACGGAGTAGGGAAAGAAGGCGAAGCAG AAGTAGAGATCGACGAAGAAGCAGAAGCCATGATAGATCAGAAAGAAAGCATAGATCTCGTAGTCGGGATCGAAGAAGATCAAAAAGCCGAGATCGAAAGTCATATAAGCACAGGAGCAAAAGTCGGGACAGAGAGCAAGATAGAAAATCCAAGGAGAAAG AAAAGAGGGGATCTGATGATAAAAAAAGTAGTGTGAAGTCCAGTAGTCGAGAAAAACAGAGTGAAGACACAAACACTGAATCAAAGGAAAGTGATACTAAGAATGAGGTCAATGGGACCAGTGAAGACATTAAATCTGAAGGTGACACTCAGTCCAATTAA
- the LUC7L3 gene encoding luc7-like protein 3 isoform X3: MISAAQLLDELMGRDRNLAPDEKRSNVRWDHESVCKYYLCGFCPAELFTNTRSDLGPCEKIHDENLRKQYEKSSRFMKVGYERDFLRYLQSLLAEVERRIRRGHARLALSQNQQSSGAAGPTGKNEEKIQVLTDKIDVLLQQIEELGSEGKVEEAQGMMKLVEQLKEERELLRSTTSTIESFAAQEKQMEVCEVCGAFLIVGDAQSRVDDHLMGKQHMGYAKIKATVEELKEKLRKRTEEPDRDERLKKEKQEREEREKEREREREERERKRRREEEEREKERARDRERRKRSRSRSRHSSRTSDRRCSRSRDHKRSRSRERRRSRSRDRRRSRSHDRSERKHRSRSRDRRRSKSRDRKSYKHRSKSRDREQDRKSKEKEKRGSDDKKSSVKSSSREKQSEDTNTESKESDTKNEVNGTSEDIKSEVQRKYAQMKMELSRVRRHTKASSEGKDSVVLQNILRNIVRRLLEEN, translated from the exons GTTTGTAAATATTATCTCTGTGGTTTTTGTCCTGCGGAATTGTTCACAAACACTCGTTCTGATCTTG ggCCATGTGAGAAAATTCATGATGAAAATCTACGAAAACA gTATGAGAAGAGTTCTCGTTTTATGAAAGTTGGCTATGAGAGAGATTTTCTGCGGTATTTACAGAGTTTACTTGCAGAAGTAGAACGTAGAATTAGACGAGGCCATGCCCGTTTGGCATTATCTCAAAACCAGCAGTCGTCTGGG GCAGCTGGTCCAACaggcaaaaatgaagaaaaaattcagGTTCTAACAGATAAAATTGATGTACTCCTGCAGCAG ATTGAAGAATTGGGATCTGAAGGAAAAGTAGAAGAAGCCCAGGGAATGATGAAATTGGTTGAACAgttaaaagaagagagagagttgCTTAGGTCCACAACTTCG ACAATTGAAAGTTTTGCTgcccaagaaaaacaaatggaagtTTGTGAAGTGTGTGGAGCTTTTTTGATAGTGGGAGATGCCCAGTCCCGGGTGGATGACCATTTGATGGGAAAACAGCACATGGGCTATGCCAAAATTAAAGCTACTGTAGAAGAATTAAAA gaaaaattaagaaaaagaactgaagaacCTGATCGTGATGAGCGtttaaaaaaggagaagcaagaacgagaagagagagaaaaagaaagggagagagaaagggaagaaagagagaggaaaagacgaagagaagaggaagaaagagaaaaagaaagggctcgagacagagaaagaagaaagaggagtcGATCACGGAGTCGGCACTCAAGCCGGACTTCTGATCGAAGATGCAGTAGGTCTCGGGATCACAAAAGATCACGGAGTAGGGAAAGAAGGCGAAGCAG AAGTAGAGATCGACGAAGAAGCAGAAGCCATGATAGATCAGAAAGAAAGCATAGATCTCGTAGTCGGGATCGAAGAAGATCAAAAAGCCGAGATCGAAAGTCATATAAGCACAGGAGCAAAAGTCGGGACAGAGAGCAAGATAGAAAATCCAAGGAGAAAG AAAAGAGGGGATCTGATGATAAAAAAAGTAGTGTGAAGTCCAGTAGTCGAGAAAAACAGAGTGAAGACACAAACACTGAATCAAAGGAAAGTGATACTAAGAATGAGGTCAATGGGACCAGTGAAGACATTAAATCTGAAG TGCAGCGTAAGTATGCACAGATGAAGATGGAACTAAGCCGAGTAAGAAGACATACAAAAGCATCTTCTGAAGGAAAAGACAGTGTAGTCCTGCAAAACATTTTGAG
- the LUC7L3 gene encoding luc7-like protein 3 isoform X4: MISAAQLLDELMGRDRNLAPDEKRSNVRWDHESVCKYYLCGFCPAELFTNTRSDLGPCEKIHDENLRKQYEKSSRFMKVGYERDFLRYLQSLLAEVERRIRRGHARLALSQNQQSSGAAGPTGKNEEKIQVLTDKIDVLLQQIEELGSEGKVEEAQGMMKLVEQLKEERELLRSTTSTIESFAAQEKQMEVCEVCGAFLIVGDAQSRVDDHLMGKQHMGYAKIKATVEELKEKLRKRTEEPDRDERLKKEKQEREEREKEREREREERERKRRREEEEREKERARDRERRKRSRSRSRHSSRTSDRRCSRSRDHKRSRSRERRRSRSRDRRRSRSHDRSERKHRSRSRDRRRSKSRDRKSYKHRSKSRDREQDRKSKEKEKRGSDDKKSSVKSSSREKQSEDTNTESKESDTKNEVNGTSEDIKSEVQRKYAQMKMELSRVRRHTKASSEGKDSVVLQNILSVGVVSGP; encoded by the exons GTTTGTAAATATTATCTCTGTGGTTTTTGTCCTGCGGAATTGTTCACAAACACTCGTTCTGATCTTG ggCCATGTGAGAAAATTCATGATGAAAATCTACGAAAACA gTATGAGAAGAGTTCTCGTTTTATGAAAGTTGGCTATGAGAGAGATTTTCTGCGGTATTTACAGAGTTTACTTGCAGAAGTAGAACGTAGAATTAGACGAGGCCATGCCCGTTTGGCATTATCTCAAAACCAGCAGTCGTCTGGG GCAGCTGGTCCAACaggcaaaaatgaagaaaaaattcagGTTCTAACAGATAAAATTGATGTACTCCTGCAGCAG ATTGAAGAATTGGGATCTGAAGGAAAAGTAGAAGAAGCCCAGGGAATGATGAAATTGGTTGAACAgttaaaagaagagagagagttgCTTAGGTCCACAACTTCG ACAATTGAAAGTTTTGCTgcccaagaaaaacaaatggaagtTTGTGAAGTGTGTGGAGCTTTTTTGATAGTGGGAGATGCCCAGTCCCGGGTGGATGACCATTTGATGGGAAAACAGCACATGGGCTATGCCAAAATTAAAGCTACTGTAGAAGAATTAAAA gaaaaattaagaaaaagaactgaagaacCTGATCGTGATGAGCGtttaaaaaaggagaagcaagaacgagaagagagagaaaaagaaagggagagagaaagggaagaaagagagaggaaaagacgaagagaagaggaagaaagagaaaaagaaagggctcgagacagagaaagaagaaagaggagtcGATCACGGAGTCGGCACTCAAGCCGGACTTCTGATCGAAGATGCAGTAGGTCTCGGGATCACAAAAGATCACGGAGTAGGGAAAGAAGGCGAAGCAG AAGTAGAGATCGACGAAGAAGCAGAAGCCATGATAGATCAGAAAGAAAGCATAGATCTCGTAGTCGGGATCGAAGAAGATCAAAAAGCCGAGATCGAAAGTCATATAAGCACAGGAGCAAAAGTCGGGACAGAGAGCAAGATAGAAAATCCAAGGAGAAAG AAAAGAGGGGATCTGATGATAAAAAAAGTAGTGTGAAGTCCAGTAGTCGAGAAAAACAGAGTGAAGACACAAACACTGAATCAAAGGAAAGTGATACTAAGAATGAGGTCAATGGGACCAGTGAAGACATTAAATCTGAAG TGCAGCGTAAGTATGCACAGATGAAGATGGAACTAAGCCGAGTAAGAAGACATACAAAAGCATCTTCTGAAGGAAAAGACAGTGTAGTCCTGCAAAACATTTTGAG
- the LUC7L3 gene encoding luc7-like protein 3 isoform X9 — protein MISAAQLLDELMGRDRNLAPDEKRSNVRWDHESVCKYYLCGFCPAELFTNTRSDLGPCEKIHDENLRKQYEKSSRFMKVGYERDFLRYLQSLLAEVERRIRRGHARLALSQNQQSSGAAGPTGKNEEKIQVLTDKIDVLLQQIEELGSEGKVEEAQGMMKLVEQLKEERELLRSTTSTIESFAAQEKQMEVCEVCGAFLIVGDAQSRVDDHLMGKQHMGYAKIKATVEELKEKLRKRTEEPDRDERLKKEKQEREEREKEREREREERERKRRREEEEREKERARDRERRKRSRSRSRHSSRTSDRRCSRSRDHKRSRSRERRRSRSRDRRRSRSHDRSERKHRSRSRDRRRSKSRDRKSYKHRSKSRDREQDRKSKEKGQKIRLLD, from the exons GTTTGTAAATATTATCTCTGTGGTTTTTGTCCTGCGGAATTGTTCACAAACACTCGTTCTGATCTTG ggCCATGTGAGAAAATTCATGATGAAAATCTACGAAAACA gTATGAGAAGAGTTCTCGTTTTATGAAAGTTGGCTATGAGAGAGATTTTCTGCGGTATTTACAGAGTTTACTTGCAGAAGTAGAACGTAGAATTAGACGAGGCCATGCCCGTTTGGCATTATCTCAAAACCAGCAGTCGTCTGGG GCAGCTGGTCCAACaggcaaaaatgaagaaaaaattcagGTTCTAACAGATAAAATTGATGTACTCCTGCAGCAG ATTGAAGAATTGGGATCTGAAGGAAAAGTAGAAGAAGCCCAGGGAATGATGAAATTGGTTGAACAgttaaaagaagagagagagttgCTTAGGTCCACAACTTCG ACAATTGAAAGTTTTGCTgcccaagaaaaacaaatggaagtTTGTGAAGTGTGTGGAGCTTTTTTGATAGTGGGAGATGCCCAGTCCCGGGTGGATGACCATTTGATGGGAAAACAGCACATGGGCTATGCCAAAATTAAAGCTACTGTAGAAGAATTAAAA gaaaaattaagaaaaagaactgaagaacCTGATCGTGATGAGCGtttaaaaaaggagaagcaagaacgagaagagagagaaaaagaaagggagagagaaagggaagaaagagagaggaaaagacgaagagaagaggaagaaagagaaaaagaaagggctcgagacagagaaagaagaaagaggagtcGATCACGGAGTCGGCACTCAAGCCGGACTTCTGATCGAAGATGCAGTAGGTCTCGGGATCACAAAAGATCACGGAGTAGGGAAAGAAGGCGAAGCAG AAGTAGAGATCGACGAAGAAGCAGAAGCCATGATAGATCAGAAAGAAAGCATAGATCTCGTAGTCGGGATCGAAGAAGATCAAAAAGCCGAGATCGAAAGTCATATAAGCACAGGAGCAAAAGTCGGGACAGAGAGCAAGATAGAAAATCCAAGGAGAAAG GGCAGAAGATAAGATTATTGGACTGA
- the LUC7L3 gene encoding luc7-like protein 3 isoform X2: MISAAQLLDELMGRDRNLAPDEKRSNVRWDHESVCKYYLCGFCPAELFTNTRSDLGPCEKIHDENLRKQYEKSSRFMKVGYERDFLRYLQSLLAEVERRIRRGHARLALSQNQQSSGAAGPTGKNEEKIQVLTDKIDVLLQQIEELGSEGKVEEAQGMMKLVEQLKEERELLRSTTSTIESFAAQEKQMEVCEVCGAFLIVGDAQSRVDDHLMGKQHMGYAKIKATVEELKEKLRKRTEEPDRDERLKKEKQEREEREKEREREREERERKRRREEEEREKERARDRERRKRSRSRSRHSSRTSDRRCSRSRDHKRSRSRERRRSSRDRRRSRSHDRSERKHRSRSRDRRRSKSRDRKSYKHRSKSRDREQDRKSKEKEKRGSDDKKSSVKSSSREKQSEDTNTESKESDTKNEVNGTSEDIKSEVQRKYAQMKMELSRVRRHTKASSEGKDSVVLQNILRYIVLSQLFCSRLVPPLVCLFGNYCPRL, from the exons GTTTGTAAATATTATCTCTGTGGTTTTTGTCCTGCGGAATTGTTCACAAACACTCGTTCTGATCTTG ggCCATGTGAGAAAATTCATGATGAAAATCTACGAAAACA gTATGAGAAGAGTTCTCGTTTTATGAAAGTTGGCTATGAGAGAGATTTTCTGCGGTATTTACAGAGTTTACTTGCAGAAGTAGAACGTAGAATTAGACGAGGCCATGCCCGTTTGGCATTATCTCAAAACCAGCAGTCGTCTGGG GCAGCTGGTCCAACaggcaaaaatgaagaaaaaattcagGTTCTAACAGATAAAATTGATGTACTCCTGCAGCAG ATTGAAGAATTGGGATCTGAAGGAAAAGTAGAAGAAGCCCAGGGAATGATGAAATTGGTTGAACAgttaaaagaagagagagagttgCTTAGGTCCACAACTTCG ACAATTGAAAGTTTTGCTgcccaagaaaaacaaatggaagtTTGTGAAGTGTGTGGAGCTTTTTTGATAGTGGGAGATGCCCAGTCCCGGGTGGATGACCATTTGATGGGAAAACAGCACATGGGCTATGCCAAAATTAAAGCTACTGTAGAAGAATTAAAA gaaaaattaagaaaaagaactgaagaacCTGATCGTGATGAGCGtttaaaaaaggagaagcaagaacgagaagagagagaaaaagaaagggagagagaaagggaagaaagagagaggaaaagacgaagagaagaggaagaaagagaaaaagaaagggctcgagacagagaaagaagaaagaggagtcGATCACGGAGTCGGCACTCAAGCCGGACTTCTGATCGAAGATGCAGTAGGTCTCGGGATCACAAAAGATCACGGAGTAGGGAAAGAAGGCGAAGCAG TAGAGATCGACGAAGAAGCAGAAGCCATGATAGATCAGAAAGAAAGCATAGATCTCGTAGTCGGGATCGAAGAAGATCAAAAAGCCGAGATCGAAAGTCATATAAGCACAGGAGCAAAAGTCGGGACAGAGAGCAAGATAGAAAATCCAAGGAGAAAG AAAAGAGGGGATCTGATGATAAAAAAAGTAGTGTGAAGTCCAGTAGTCGAGAAAAACAGAGTGAAGACACAAACACTGAATCAAAGGAAAGTGATACTAAGAATGAGGTCAATGGGACCAGTGAAGACATTAAATCTGAAG TGCAGCGTAAGTATGCACAGATGAAGATGGAACTAAGCCGAGTAAGAAGACATACAAAAGCATCTTCTGAAGGAAAAGACAGTGTAGTCCTGCAAAACATTTTGAGGTACATTGTTTTGTCTCAGCTATTTTGTAGCAGACTCGTGCCCCCATTAGTGTGCCTCTTTGGAAATTATTGCCCACGTTTGTAA
- the LUC7L3 gene encoding luc7-like protein 3 isoform X1: MISAAQLLDELMGRDRNLAPDEKRSNVRWDHESVCKYYLCGFCPAELFTNTRSDLGPCEKIHDENLRKQYEKSSRFMKVGYERDFLRYLQSLLAEVERRIRRGHARLALSQNQQSSGAAGPTGKNEEKIQVLTDKIDVLLQQIEELGSEGKVEEAQGMMKLVEQLKEERELLRSTTSTIESFAAQEKQMEVCEVCGAFLIVGDAQSRVDDHLMGKQHMGYAKIKATVEELKEKLRKRTEEPDRDERLKKEKQEREEREKEREREREERERKRRREEEEREKERARDRERRKRSRSRSRHSSRTSDRRCSRSRDHKRSRSRERRRSRSRDRRRSRSHDRSERKHRSRSRDRRRSKSRDRKSYKHRSKSRDREQDRKSKEKEKRGSDDKKSSVKSSSREKQSEDTNTESKESDTKNEVNGTSEDIKSEVQRKYAQMKMELSRVRRHTKASSEGKDSVVLQNILRYIVLSQLFCSRLVPPLVCLFGNYCPRL; encoded by the exons GTTTGTAAATATTATCTCTGTGGTTTTTGTCCTGCGGAATTGTTCACAAACACTCGTTCTGATCTTG ggCCATGTGAGAAAATTCATGATGAAAATCTACGAAAACA gTATGAGAAGAGTTCTCGTTTTATGAAAGTTGGCTATGAGAGAGATTTTCTGCGGTATTTACAGAGTTTACTTGCAGAAGTAGAACGTAGAATTAGACGAGGCCATGCCCGTTTGGCATTATCTCAAAACCAGCAGTCGTCTGGG GCAGCTGGTCCAACaggcaaaaatgaagaaaaaattcagGTTCTAACAGATAAAATTGATGTACTCCTGCAGCAG ATTGAAGAATTGGGATCTGAAGGAAAAGTAGAAGAAGCCCAGGGAATGATGAAATTGGTTGAACAgttaaaagaagagagagagttgCTTAGGTCCACAACTTCG ACAATTGAAAGTTTTGCTgcccaagaaaaacaaatggaagtTTGTGAAGTGTGTGGAGCTTTTTTGATAGTGGGAGATGCCCAGTCCCGGGTGGATGACCATTTGATGGGAAAACAGCACATGGGCTATGCCAAAATTAAAGCTACTGTAGAAGAATTAAAA gaaaaattaagaaaaagaactgaagaacCTGATCGTGATGAGCGtttaaaaaaggagaagcaagaacgagaagagagagaaaaagaaagggagagagaaagggaagaaagagagaggaaaagacgaagagaagaggaagaaagagaaaaagaaagggctcgagacagagaaagaagaaagaggagtcGATCACGGAGTCGGCACTCAAGCCGGACTTCTGATCGAAGATGCAGTAGGTCTCGGGATCACAAAAGATCACGGAGTAGGGAAAGAAGGCGAAGCAG AAGTAGAGATCGACGAAGAAGCAGAAGCCATGATAGATCAGAAAGAAAGCATAGATCTCGTAGTCGGGATCGAAGAAGATCAAAAAGCCGAGATCGAAAGTCATATAAGCACAGGAGCAAAAGTCGGGACAGAGAGCAAGATAGAAAATCCAAGGAGAAAG AAAAGAGGGGATCTGATGATAAAAAAAGTAGTGTGAAGTCCAGTAGTCGAGAAAAACAGAGTGAAGACACAAACACTGAATCAAAGGAAAGTGATACTAAGAATGAGGTCAATGGGACCAGTGAAGACATTAAATCTGAAG TGCAGCGTAAGTATGCACAGATGAAGATGGAACTAAGCCGAGTAAGAAGACATACAAAAGCATCTTCTGAAGGAAAAGACAGTGTAGTCCTGCAAAACATTTTGAGGTACATTGTTTTGTCTCAGCTATTTTGTAGCAGACTCGTGCCCCCATTAGTGTGCCTCTTTGGAAATTATTGCCCACGTTTGTAA
- the LUC7L3 gene encoding luc7-like protein 3 isoform X8 — protein sequence MISAAQLLDELMGRDRNLAPDEKRSNVRWDHESVCKYYLCGFCPAELFTNTRSDLGPCEKIHDENLRKQYEKSSRFMKVGYERDFLRYLQSLLAEVERRIRRGHARLALSQNQQSSGAAGPTGKNEEKIQVLTDKIDVLLQQIEELGSEGKVEEAQGMMKLVEQLKEERELLRSTTSTIESFAAQEKQMEVCEVCGAFLIVGDAQSRVDDHLMGKQHMGYAKIKATVEELKEKLRKRTEEPDRDERLKKEKQEREEREKEREREREERERKRRREEEEREKERARDRERRKRSRSRSRHSSRTSDRRCSRSRDHKRSRSRERRRSRSRDRRRSRSHDRSERKHRSRSRDRRRSKSRDRKSYKHRSKSRDREQDRKSKEKGMVGQLSGARYGCHR from the exons GTTTGTAAATATTATCTCTGTGGTTTTTGTCCTGCGGAATTGTTCACAAACACTCGTTCTGATCTTG ggCCATGTGAGAAAATTCATGATGAAAATCTACGAAAACA gTATGAGAAGAGTTCTCGTTTTATGAAAGTTGGCTATGAGAGAGATTTTCTGCGGTATTTACAGAGTTTACTTGCAGAAGTAGAACGTAGAATTAGACGAGGCCATGCCCGTTTGGCATTATCTCAAAACCAGCAGTCGTCTGGG GCAGCTGGTCCAACaggcaaaaatgaagaaaaaattcagGTTCTAACAGATAAAATTGATGTACTCCTGCAGCAG ATTGAAGAATTGGGATCTGAAGGAAAAGTAGAAGAAGCCCAGGGAATGATGAAATTGGTTGAACAgttaaaagaagagagagagttgCTTAGGTCCACAACTTCG ACAATTGAAAGTTTTGCTgcccaagaaaaacaaatggaagtTTGTGAAGTGTGTGGAGCTTTTTTGATAGTGGGAGATGCCCAGTCCCGGGTGGATGACCATTTGATGGGAAAACAGCACATGGGCTATGCCAAAATTAAAGCTACTGTAGAAGAATTAAAA gaaaaattaagaaaaagaactgaagaacCTGATCGTGATGAGCGtttaaaaaaggagaagcaagaacgagaagagagagaaaaagaaagggagagagaaagggaagaaagagagaggaaaagacgaagagaagaggaagaaagagaaaaagaaagggctcgagacagagaaagaagaaagaggagtcGATCACGGAGTCGGCACTCAAGCCGGACTTCTGATCGAAGATGCAGTAGGTCTCGGGATCACAAAAGATCACGGAGTAGGGAAAGAAGGCGAAGCAG AAGTAGAGATCGACGAAGAAGCAGAAGCCATGATAGATCAGAAAGAAAGCATAGATCTCGTAGTCGGGATCGAAGAAGATCAAAAAGCCGAGATCGAAAGTCATATAAGCACAGGAGCAAAAGTCGGGACAGAGAGCAAGATAGAAAATCCAAGGAGAAAG GGATGGTGGGTCAACTCTCAGGAGCCAGATATGGATGTCATAGATGA